A genomic stretch from Psilocybe cubensis strain MGC-MH-2018 chromosome 1, whole genome shotgun sequence includes:
- a CDS encoding Protein GCN20, giving the protein MSSEDIAEEIRSSFPGTEEVIVQYLAGYLVDDAGEEEDVLQVAHDILKSVAGNNNDVLAKLMIRLGDILEDHLNARLKNKSRPKLQKLDQVMDMSKSHLSNTLILSEGVDLESINKGKASRVDVKKLEKQEAKIQAKLEKRARRTDLLYEGSKLLDAHRKQQSYEEMFMKINPLEASAASKNKSKDIHLPSIDVSFGSNRVGKSTLLRQIAMREVPIPAHITILFVEQEIVGDDTSAIDSVLKADVWRDHLMKEQALLDAKLTELDAEGDDKRFVDAREELSARLSEVHTRLSDMDAASGPARAAALLAGLGFDEQDQQRPTKSFSGGWRMRLALALDLNALAWLEDYLQTWPGTLLVVSHDRAFLDAVATDIVHQHSGRLDYYKGNFTQFYSTKSERDKNLKKEYETQMEYRKHLQAFIDRWRYNANRAAQAQMKIKILEKLPDLQPPEQEETEQFKFPETDKISPPLLQMNEVTFGYSPDKLILKGVNFDVGLDSRIAMVGANGAGKSTLIKLLTGELKPLSGHVTRNGRLRVGYFAQHHVESLIPTMSPVQFLSSKFPGKTEQEYRQHLGNFQISGMTGLQSIGTLSGGQKSRVAFALLSLQRPHILLLDEESPTNHLDIEGLDALMTALEKWNGGVIIISHDERFITTVANQLWVCGDGTVKKFKGDVQSYKNLIVSNIKMKP; this is encoded by the exons ATGTCGTCTGAAGATATCGCAGAAGAGATCAGATCAAGTTTTCCTGGGACAGAGGAAGTCATTGTCCAGTACCTTGCTGGATATCTTGTGGACGATGctggagaagaggaagatgttCTTCAAGTTGCACATGATATCTTAAAGTCTGTTGCTGGAAACAACAATGATGTCCTAGCAAAACTTATGATTCGACTTGGCGACATACTAGAAGATCATTTGAACGCCCGATTAAAAAACAAGTCTCGTCCCAAGTTGCAGAAACTCGACCAGGTTATGGACATGAGTAAATcacatctttccaacaccctCATTCTTTCAGAAGGGGTGGATCTGGAGTCAATAAATAAGGGAAA AGCATCGAGAGTGGATGTCAAAAAGCTTGAAAAACAAGAAGCCAAGATTCAG GCCAAACTTGAGAAACGGGCACGCAGAACAGATTTGCTATATGAAGGTTCCAAGTTACTGGACGCTCACCGTAAACAA CAATCATACGAAGAAATGTTTATGAAA ATTAATCCTCTGGAGGCTAGTGCAGCATcaaaaaacaaatcaaaagaCATTCATCTTCCGTCAATCGACGTCAGCTTTGGTTCAAATC gTGTTGGTAAATCCACCCTTCTGCGACAAATTGCAATGCGTGAAGTCCCCATCCCTGCTCATATCACGATTCTATTTGTAGAACAAGAG ATCGTCGGAGATGACACTTCGGCTATTGATTCTGTACTCAAAGCTGATGTTTGGCGTGATCATTTGATGAAAGAGCAAGCTCTTCTTGATGCAAAGTTGACAGAGTTAGACGCCGAAGGAGATGATAAACGTTTTGTGGATGCCAGAGAAGAGCTCTCTGCTAGGTTGTCTGAAGTACACACGAGGTTATCGGACATGGATGCTGCCAGTGGGCCTGCGCGTGCGGCTGCGCTTCTCGCAG GGCTTGGGTTCGATGAACAGGATCAGCAAAGACCTACAAAATCGTTCAGTGGAGGTTGGAG GATGCGACTTGCATTGGCTC TCGATCTTAACGCTTTGGCTTGGTTGGAAGATTATCTTCAAACATGGCCGGGCACTCTCCTTGTTGT ATCGCACGACCGTGCATTCCT GGACGCAGTGGCCACGGATATTGTGCATCAGCACTCCGGAAGATTGGATTATTACAAAGG AAACTTTACGCAATTCTATTCAACCAAATCGGAACGAGACAAAAATTTGAAGAAAGAGTATGAAACACAAATGGAATACCGCAAACATCTACAGGCCTTTATCGATCGCTGGAGATACAATGCTAATAGAG CTGCCCAAGCCCAAATGAAAATTAAGATTTTAGAAAAA CTGCCTGATTTGCAACCCCCTGAACAAGAAGAAACTGAGCAATTCAA ATTTCCAGAGACCGATAAGATATCTCCGCCCTTGTTGCAGATGAACGAGGTTACTTTTGGATATTCCCCTGACAAGTTGATTCTTAAGGGTGTCAACTTCGACGTCGGTCTTGATTCACGTATCGCTATGGTTGGAGCTAATGGAGCAGGAAAATCAACACT AATAAAATTGTTGACTGGAGAATTAAAACCTCTCTCTGGACATGTAACGCGTAATGGACGCTTACGAGT TGGTTATTTTGCGCAACATCACGTAGAATCGTTGATCCCGACTATGAGTCCAGTCCAATTTCTCTCTTCGAAATTTCCCGGTAAGACTGAGCAGGAATACCGACAACATCTGGGAAATTTCCAGATCAGTGGTATGACTGG GCTGCAATCTATCGGGACGCTTAGTGGAGGTCAGAAGTCTCGTGTAGCATTTGCATTACTGTCGCTCCAGAGGCCTCATATTTTGTTGTTGGACGAGGAAAGT CCTACCAATCATCTTGATATTGAG GGGCTTGATGCTCTCATGACGGCATTAGAGAAGTGGAATGGTGGTGTCATTATCATTTCTCACGATGAAAGGTTCATCACGACGGTCGCAAACCAG CTATGGGTTTGCGGAGACGGCACAGTCAAGAAATTCAAGGGGGACGTCCAAAGCTATAAG AACCTCATTGTCAGCAATATAAAAATGAAGCCCTAG
- a CDS encoding hypothetical protein (Uncharacterized protein YNL011C), protein MGDRDHSQALTIPHHDSPGSSVFDLPIQPVNPVLPVNGLGVSTGIEKSFSPAIDQDELSVDISTRDKSFLVISGGTGGNAICSAFRNVCYVLPVSDDGGSSSEIIRVLGGPSVGEITHTTLALYISKEIFQVI, encoded by the coding sequence ATGGGCGACAGAGATCATAGCCAAGCGTTGACAATTCCTCATCATGACAGCCCAGGCTCTTCTGTTTTCGATCTCCCTATTCAACCAGTAAACCCTGTTCTCCCAGTTAATGGACTTGGCGTGTCCACTGGGATTGAGAAATCTTTTTCTCCTGCCATAGACCAAGATGAACTGTCCGTAGATATTTCTACTAGAGACAAATCATTTCTTGTTATTTCTGGAGGCACTGGCGGTAATGCCATCTGCTCTGCCTTCCGGAATGTCTGTTACGTTCTTCCTGTGTCGGACGACGGAGGCTCATCCAGCGAAATTATACGCGTACTCGGCGGTCCCTCAGTTGGTGAAATCACTCATACCACTCTGGCTCTCTACATATCTAAAGAAATTTTCCAGGTGATATAA
- a CDS encoding Pathogenicity cluster 5 protein d, producing MKFPIALIFVPAITGVYAGIVPRQNNQRKGGNAPATDPQKSFSELKLGSHAAIPISLDPKVIATGFSNNGQDVPTEGQVPSLTSTNNFINFCLTVPNLPLTNGKQIETGSCNPVPIGAIPSVDKMPSSKFTNPKNGDVIAPNVPFTIRMAIRNLQTGAFVNAQQNYFAAPQQLNGAGIIVGHSHVVVEQLTSLSQTTPTDPRKFAFFKGLNNAAENGILTADVTTGLPAGAYRLCSINAAANHQPAIAPVAQHGSLDDCVYFTAGAGNGNANTGNNGGNNGNGGNNGNGGNNGNGGNNGNGGNNGNGGNNGNGGNNGNGGNNGNGGNNGNGGNNNGGGRGRFGNNRGRGGFNRGRAQ from the exons ATGAAGTTCCCAATCGCTCTCATTTTCGTACCTGCAATCACTGGAGTGTATGCTGGGATTGTTCCTCGCCAAAATAATCAACGGAAAGGTGGTAATGCTCCAGCCACGGATCCTCAGAAGTCCTTCAGTGAGCTCAAATTGGGATCTCACGCTGCTATTCCAATTT CTCTCGATCCCAAGGTCATTGCAACAGGATTTTCGAATAACGGACAAGACGTCCCCACCGAAG GTCAGGTACCATCTTTGACGTCGACAAATAATTTCATCAATTTTTGCCTCACGGTCCCAAATCTTCCCCTCACCAATGGCAAACAAATTGAAACTGGCTCATGTAACCCCGTTCCTATTGGCGCTATTCCGTCAGTAGACAAAATGCCATCCTCGAAGTTCACAAACCCGAAGAACGGCGATGTTATTGCGCCCAATGTGCCTTTCACCATCAGGATGGCTATCCGGAATCTGCAGACAGGCGCTTTTGTTAACGCTCAGCAAAATTATTTCGCTGCCCCTCAGCAACTGAACGGGGCCGGAATCATCGTCGGTCACTCTCACGTTGTGGTAGAGCAATTGACGTCACTCTCTCAAACTACCCCAACAGACCCAAGGAAATTTGCATTCTTCAAG GGTCTGAATAACGCAGCTGAGAATGGCATTCTCACAGCAGACGTTACAACAGGCTTGCCAGCTGGCGCCTATCGCCTGTGCTCAATTAATGCAGCTGCCAACCATCAACCAGCCATAGCCCCAGTCGCTCAACATGGGTCTCTGGATGACTGTGTATAT TTCACTGCTGGTGCCGGTAATGGCAATGCAAACACAGGCAACAATGGCGGCAACAACGGCAATGGTGGCAACAACGGCAATGGTGGCAACAACGGCAATGGTGGCAATAACGGCAATGGTGGCAACAACGGCAATGGTGGCAACAATGGTAATGGCGGCAACAACGGCAATGGTGGCAACAATGGTAATGGCGGCAACAACGGTAATGGCGGCAACAACAATGGAGGT GGACGTGGCAGATTTGGAAATAACCGCGGTCGCGGCGGATTTAATCGTGGCCGTGCGCAGTAA
- a CDS encoding hypothetical protein (Uncharacterized protein YNL011C), producing the protein MPGKNGETLLKEKVNYGEGYPLTGKKPLEDFLFTLKANILPVIVTNHTVTIAAELEDGEHLVGQCEISHPMVSPEPAIPQPSDDDAPAPDGIGEYVSPKQNVMFESIGKDKYEPLPSRISRLYYINGYGMEIHPSPNPDFLANIASRDILVYSCGSLWTSIIPCLAMKGVALSIAKSPSIRAKVLLLNGENDRETEGYTAADYIRSVVALLFVAIVQTLNNNNHSTPVYGLGGANTTYPTSAFITDLVYLKGTKVPVDVKQITLMGVRCREFDGGSRFDAATVAHAMGEVWAGAS; encoded by the exons ATGCCCGGGAAGAATGGCGAGACATTGTTGAAGGAAAAAGTAAACTATGGCGAGGGATACCCATTGACAGGAAAGAAACCATTAGAG GATTTCTTGTTTACTTTGAAA GCGAACATCCTGCCTGTCATTGTAACCAATCATACAGTTACTATTGCAGCGGAACTG GAGGACGGAGAACATCTCGTTGGCCAGTGCGAAATATCACATCCCATGGTCTCACCAGAGCCGGCAATCCCTCAACCTTCCGACGACGATGCCCCTGCTCCTGATGGAATCGGCGAATACGTTTCACCCAAGCAAAATGTCATGTTTGAATCAATTGGAAAAGACAAATACGAGCCTCTGCCTTCACGTATAAGCA GGCTCTACTACATCAATGGTTATGGGATGGAAATACACCCTTCTCCAAATCCAGATTTCCTTGCAAACATAGCATCAAGAGATATATTGGTGTACTCGTGTGGATCTTTGTGGACTAG CATTATCCCTTGCTTGGCCATGAAAGGTGTTGCTTTGAGCATTGCAAAATCCCCATCGATCCGCGCGAAAGTTCTTCTAT TAAATGGAGAAAACGACCGGGAGACTGAAGGGTACACGGCTGCAGATTATATACGGTCAGTTGTTGCCCTTCTTTTCGT AGCAATTGTACAAACCTTGAATAACAACAATCACTCTACTCCAGTGTATGGGCTAGGAGGTGCTAATACCACATACCCCACCTCGGCGTTCATAACCGATCTGGTTTATCTCAAAGGGACAAAGGTTCCAGTGGATGTCAAGCAAATTACG cTCATGGGTGTGAGATGCAGAGAGTTTGATGGGGGTTCGCGCTTCGACGCCGCGACCGTTGCACATGCGATGGGAGAAGTCTGGGCGGGAGCGAGCTAA
- a CDS encoding Chorismate synthase: protein MSTFGKLFRVTTYGESHCASVGAIIDGCPPRDEKDLVQLQSGLEMGVTLGTPIGLLVKNEDQRPHDYSETDLYPRPSHADWTYLEKYGIKASSGGGRSSARETIGRVAAGAIAEKYLKLAYGIEIVAFVSSVGKVHLPSTISSASTSSEEDDTAQDALSKDFVNLLSTITREEVDKYLTRCPHPETSEKMTQRIIRAKNAHDSIGGTVTCVIRNVPSGLGEPVFDKFEASLAQAMLSIPATKAFEVGSGFKGTEVPGSQHNDPFVKDEAGRLRTTTNWSGGIQGGITNGEHIYFRIGFKSPATISQPQETAQYDGTPGSLATRGRHDPCVVPRAVPIVEAMAALVVMDQLLIQNARKTAASLLPPITTLPPTMIIPKKDN from the exons ATGTCCACGTTCGGAAAACTTTTCAGAGTCACCACTTATGGCGAAAGTCATTGCGCCTCTGTCGGGGCAATCATTGACGGATGTCCTCCA CGAGACGAAAAGGATTTGGTACAACTTCAGTCGGGTTTGGAAATGGGTGTTACGTTGGGAACTCCCATTGGCCTTCTCGTCAAAAACGAAGACCAAAGGCCTCATGATTACTCCGAGACAGATTTGTATCCTCGCCCAAGTCATGCCGATTGGACATACCTCGAGAAGTACGGAATCAAGGCCAGCAGCGGTGGCGGAAGAAGCAGTGCACGCGAAACAATTG GTCGTGTCGCTGCTGGAGCTATCGCCGAGAAGTATCTCAAACTCGCTTATGGAATTGAAATTGTCGCTTTTGTTAGCTCTGTCGGAAAGGTCCACCTTCCGTCGACTATTTCTTCTGCTTCAACCAGTAGCGAAGAAGACGATACTGCTCAGGACGCTCTCTCCAAAGATTTTGTTAATCTCCTGTCAACGATCACTAGGGAGGAAGTGGATAAATACCTCACTCGCTGCCCTCACCCTGAAACTTCTGAAAAAATGACCCAG AGGATTATACGCGCAAAAAACGCTCACGATTCTATTGGGGGAACGGTAACCTGTGTAATTCGAAACGTTCCTTCGGGTCTTGGGGAGCCTGTTTTCGACAAGTTCGAGGCTTCTCTAGCTCAGGCCATGCTGTCGATACCTGCTACTAAAGCTTTCGAAGTCGGTTCGGGATTCAAGGGTACTGAGGTTCCTGGAAGCCAACACAACGACCCCTTTGTCAAAGATGAAGCTGGAAGACTGCGGACCACTACTAATTGGAGCGGAGGAATTCAAGGCGGAATCACCAATGGCGAACACATATATTTCAG AATTGGGTTCAAATCGCCTGCCACCATTTCGCAACCCCAAGAAACCGCACAATACGACGGCACTCCTGGCTCATTAGCTACCAGGGGTCGTCATGATCCTTGTGTTGTTCCTCGGGCCGTGCCTATTGTTGAAGCTATGGCGGCTCTTGTGGTGATGGATCAACTTCTCATTCAAAATGCGCGCAAGACTGCAGCCAGCTTACTTCCACCAATCACCACACTCCCACCCACCATGATTATTCCTAAGAAAGACAATTAG
- a CDS encoding DNA topoisomerase 2 has protein sequence MSSSEEENFSMNISGSDSEDYEPEKKKAPAKSKTAPKASAKPMLTGTKAKPKTVSKKKVLVDHDDNVEEYAMDLNNDASEDEDLKASTSKLVPAKKKKTATETYTKLSQLEHILKRPDSYIGSVETITQHMWTYDATTKRMINRDVRYVPGFFKIVDEILVNAADNKINDPNMDTLKVNIDVEESTISVYNNGRGIPIEIHETEKIYVPELIFGHLLSSSNYDDDEKKLTGGRNGYGAKLANIYSHEFTVETADKNSMQKYKQTWTDNMGKCGKPKITKNSKGEEYTRITFKPDLKRFGMEKIDEDTASLLRKRVYDMAGVVKDIKVFLDDERLKIKNFRQYVDLYVNSVQAEASENSGGAVQPKQSVIYEQAGSRWEVAFTVSDGTFQHVSFANAISTSKGGTHVTYITDQITKSLIAAISKKNKAATVKPAQIKNHMWIFVNALIVNPTFDSQTKETLTLPASKFGSKPTLTEDFIKKVIKSPIVDNVLNWAKYKADQQIKKTDGTKRERLLGLAKLADANNAGTKYGKDCTLILTEGDSAKALAVAGLGVVGRDNFGVFPLRGKLLNVREARHDQIMKNEEIQNIKKIMGLQHNKDYTSTSSLRYGRLMIMTDQDHDGSHIKGLLINFFDHFYPSLLKLPEFLVEFVTPIVRVTNGKKHIDFFTIPEFEKWQESTPDSRKWVSKYYKGLGTSTDADAREYFSHMEKHMIPFAPTQDGDKELIDLAFSKKKADERKEWLRQFKPGTYLDHQMDEIPFSDFINKELILFSMADNVRSIPSVADGLKPGQRKVIWGCFKRKLKSEIKVAQLVGYISEHAAYHHGEASLAATIVNLAQDYVGSNNLNLLYPSGQYGTRDMGGKDHAAPRYIFTKPTSLARVIMNPSDDNLLNQQKDDNSPIEPEFYMPIVPMVLINGAEGIGTGWSTNIPCYNPTDIVDNIRRLMKGEELVPMTPWWRGFKGEVKLVAKHKYDVLGVVKKLNDTTVEITELPIHKWTQTYKAELEAMIAGDKEKDKEGTVKDYKEHHDNLNIHFIVTMSAKDLEKAEAVGLHEFFKLTSKINTSNMICFDFEGKIKRYDSPEEILEDFYPVRLSYYQKRKDFMANELQTMFEKLTNQARFVQMIVDRQLIVANRKKKDIVQDLRKHKFRPFPKVVKPTAVDEPQEENEDEGEEEEVDENGADSDFDYLLGMAIWSLTREKIEKLKQQAADKEAELLVLLEKSPKDLWNADLDVFLKEWELSCLEFEEKKTKDAKGKKVKRKQTVLRTRKSIGTGHMSDNSEDEFRPTKAAAAKRKPVETKKPAVLKEDGPPKRKVSGPKKIVELSDDDDDEYDFAPPPEPRVRVAAAAAKKAAPANEEKEVVPPPKPKAAAAKKVTTSKKIDSDEDDEDAFVPRVKSRAPVKKAAKQAESDDEDVSAPVVKARAGTSKKADAPKKTSEEQSDSDVVMVEAKEPARGKRKAASKALVIKDSESESEADYKPPSKGKGPARPKRKSMGSTGEESEDELAKAKPAKKTKTTTVETKATGAGKLAKKMKPASPAKTKKAVVIGSESEDGEYGGTTTGGVVAGRVGRGKTVGKYVEIGSSDSEGDGSMFSE, from the exons ATGAGCTCTTCTGAGGAAGAGAACTTCAGTATGAACATTTCTGGGTCCGATTCCGAGGACTATGAAcctgaaaagaagaag GCACCAGCCAAATCGAAGACTGCACCTAAAGCTTCTGCGAAGCCAATGCTAACAGGGACAAAGGCAAAGCCCAAGACTgtgtcgaagaagaaagtccTAGTCGATCACGACGATAATGTAGAAGAATATGCCATGGATTTGAACAATGACGCGTCCGAGGACGAGGATTTGAAAGCCTCAACGAGCAAGCTAGTTccagcaaagaagaagaagactgcCACTGAGACTTACACAAAG CTCTCTCAACTGGAGCATATTTTGAAGCGTCCAGATTCTTATATTGGCAGTGTCGAAACTATTACTCAGCACATGTGGACGTATGATGCAACAACTAAACGTATGATCAACCGAGATGTCAGATATGTACCTGGTTTTTTCAAAATCGTGGATGAGATTCTTGTCAATGCCGCCGATAACAAG ATAAATGACCCAAATATGGACACCTTGAAGGTCAATATTGATGTCGAAGAAAGCACCATTTCTGTCTATAACAATGGCCGAGGCATACCCATCGAAATTCACGAGACTGAAAAAATATACGTTCCAGAACTCATATTTGGACACCTGCTTTCCTCCTCTAATtacgatgacgacgagaaAAAGCTCACGGGAGGTCGCAATGGTTATGGTGCAAAGTTGGCCAACATCTATTCGCATGAATTTACCGTCGAAACGGCCGACAAAAATTCAATGCAAAAATATAAGCAAACGTGGACTGACAACATGGGTAAATGCGGCAAGCCGAAGATTACGAAAAATTCCAAAGGCGAAGAGTACACTCGTATCACTTTCAAGCCGGATTTGAAACGATTTGGAATGGAAAAGATTGACGAAGACACTGCCAGCCTTCTGCGAAAACGTGTTTATGACATGGCTGGAGTTGTTAAGGACATCAAAGTGTTCTTGGACGATGAACGCCTGAAAATCAAGAATTTCCGCCAATATGTTGATCTTTATGTCAATTCAGTTCAAGCCGAGGCCTCCGAAAATTCTGGAGGTGCTGTTCAACCCAAACAAAGTGTTATTTACGAACAAGCGGGCTCTCGATGGGAAGTTGCTTTTACTGTATCAGACGGCACATTCCAACATGTCTCATTCGCCAATGCGATTTCGACAAGCAAAGGAGGAACGCATGTTACTTATATCACTGACCAGATTACGAAAAGTCTTATAGCAGCTATCtcgaaaaagaacaaagccgCTACGGTGAAGCCTGCCCAAATCAAGAACCATATGTGGATCTTCGTGAATGCATTGATTGTCAATCCAACCTTTGACAGTCAGACTAAAgagacattgacattgccgGCCTCGAAATTCGGTAGCAAACCTACGCTGACAGAAGACTTCATCAAGAAAG TCATCAAGTCGCCCATCGTCGACAACGTTTTGAATTGGGCTAAGTATAAGGCCGATCAGCAAATCAAGAAGACGGATGGAACCAAACGGGAAAG ATTGCTAGGCCTTGCCAAACTTGCTGATGCAAACAACGCGGGTACCAAGTACGGGAAAGATTGTACGCTGATTCTGACGGAAGGAGATTCCGCCAAGGCTCTCGCTGTTGCTGGCCTTGGAGTTGTTGGCAGAGACAACTTTGGGGTTTTTCCACTTCGCGGAAAGCTTCTAAATGTTCGCGAGGCTAGACACGACCAGATCATGAAGAATGAGGAGATCCAGAATATCAAGAAGATAATGGGCCTTCAACACAACAAAGACTATACGAGCACATCCAGCCTCCGATATGGAAGGCTTATGATCATGACAGATCAG GATCACGATGGTTCCCATATTAAGGGACTTTTGATCAACTTCTTTGACCACTTTTATCCATCTCTCTTAAAACTACCCGAATTCCTTGTAGAATTCGTTACACCAATTGTACGA GTTACCAACGGAAAGAAACACATCGACTTTTTTACAATCCCCGAGTTCGAGAAGTGGCAGGAATCGACACCAGATTCAAGGAAATGGGTTTCCAAGTACTACAAG GGTTTAGGCACGAGCACCGATGCGGACGCTCGCGAGTATTTTAGCCACATGGAGAAACATATGATTCCTTTCGCTCCTACGCAAGACGGAGACAAGGAACTCATCGACCTCGCTTTCAGCAAGAAGAAGGCAGACGAAAGGAAGGAATGGCTGCGCCAGTTCAAACCAGGGACATATCTCGACCATCAGATGGATGAAATCCCATTTTCCGATTTCATCAACAAAGAGTTAATCTTGTTTTCCATGGCTGATAATGTTCGTTCGATCCCTTCAGTTGCTGACGGTCTCAAGCCTGGTCAGAGGAAGGTCATCTGGGGTTGTTTCAAGCGTAAGCTAAAGTCTGAAATCAAG GTTGCGCAACTCGTGGGTTACATTTCTGAGCATGCCGCTTATCATCACGGCGAAGCTAGTTTAGCGGCAACAATCGTCAACTTGGCGCAGGACTACGTCGGCAGCAACAATTTGAACCTGCTCTATCCTTCGGGCCAGTACGGCACGCGTGATATGGGTGGCAAGGACCACGCCGCGCCGCGTTACATCTTTACCAAACCTACGTCGCTTGCTCGCGTCATCATGAACCCATCTGATGACAACCTGCTCAACCAGCAGAAGGACGACAATTCACCTATTGAGCCAGAATTTTACATGCCTATTGTGCCGATGGTGCTCATCAACGGCGCAGAAGGTATCGGTACAG GTTGGAGTACAAACATCCCTTGTTATAATCCCACGGATATTGTAGACAATATACGTAGGCTGATGAAGGGCGAAGAACTAGTACCCATGACTCCGTGGTGGCGTGGTTTCAAGGGCGAGGTTAAGCTCGTGGCAAAGCACAAGTACGACGTACTTGGTGTCGTCAAGAAGTTGAACGATACCACTGTGGAAATTACGGAGCTTCCTATTCACAAATGGACACAGACCTACAAGGCGGAGCTCGAGGCTATGATCGCCGGCGACAAGGAGAAGGACAAGGAAGGTACTGTCAAA GACTACAAAGAACACCACGACAATCTGAATATCCACTTCATCGTTACGATGTCTGCCAAAGACCTGGAAAAGGCGGAGGCAGTCGGACTGCATGAATTCTTTAAGTTGACGTCCAAGATTAACACGAGCAATATGATTTGCTTTGATTTCGAGGGCAAAATTAAGAGGTATGATTCGCCCGAGGAGATCTTGGAGGACTTCTATCCTGTCCGTCTGTCATACTACCAGAAACGCAAG GACTTTATGGCCAATGAACTTCAGACCATGTTTGAGAAACTGACGAACCAGGCGCGGTTTGTGCAAATGATTGTCGACAGGCAACTCATTGTGGCGAaccgaaaaaagaaagacatTGTCCAGGACCTACGCAAACACAAGTTCCGACCGTTTCCCAAAGTCGTTAAGCCTACAGCCGTTGATGAGCCTCAGGAAGAAAatgaggatgaaggagaggaagaagaggtggaTGAGAACGGTGCAGACTCAGACTTTGATTACTTGCTTGGGATGGCGATCTGGAGTCTGACTCGCGAGAAG ATCGAGAAACTCAAGCAGCAAGCCGCGGATAAAGAGGCTGAGCTGCTTGTTCTCCTGGAAAAGTCTCCAAAGGATTTGTGGAATGCGGATCTTGACGTCTTCTTGAAAGAGTGGGAG CTGAGCTGCCTCGAGTTCGAGGAAAAGAAGACCAAGGACGCTAAAGGGAAGAAAGTCAAGCGCAAGCAAACCGTCTTGCGCACACGAAAATCCATTGGCACAGGTCATATGTCTGATAACTCTGAAGATGAATTCAGGCCTACCAAGGCGGCAGCTGCGAAGCGAAAGCCGGTTGAAACCAAGAAACCTGCAGTGCTAAAGGAGGATGGTCCACCAAAACGTAAAGTTTCTGGGCCTAAAAAAATCGTCGAGTTGagcgatgatgacgacgacgagtaTGATTTTGCGCCTCCTCCCGAACCTAGGGTGCGGGTAGCGGCCGCAGCAGCGAAGAAGGCAGCGCCAGCAAATGAGGAGAAAGAAGTTGTTCCTCCACCCAAGCCCaaggcagcagcagccaagAAAGTGACGACGTCCAAGAAGATTGACagcgacgaagacgacgaggatgcaTTTGTGCCTCGGGTGAAAAGCCGGGCACCGGTTAAAAAAGCGGCCAAACAGGCAGAgagtgatgatgaggatgtgtCGGCTCCAGTGGTGAAAGCTCGGGCAGGTACCAGCAAGAAAGCAGACGCGCCGAAAAAGACAAGCGAAGAGCAATCTGACTCGGACGTTGTGATGGTTGAAGCCAAGGAACCTGCGCGAGGGAAACGCAAGGCGGCATCGAAGGCTCTCGTGATCAAGGATTctgagagcgagagcgaggCAGACTACAAACCGCCGTCCAAGGGTAAGGGCCCGGCGAGGCCGAAGCGGAAGAG CATGGGATCTACTGGAGAGGAGAGTGAAGACGAGCTGGCGAAAGCGAAGCCAGCGAaaaagacgaagacgacgacagTGGAGACGAAAGCCACTGGAGCGGGGAAATTGGCGAAAAAGATGAAGCCAGCATCGCcggcgaagacgaagaaggcgGTGGTGATAGGAAGCGAGTCTGAAGATGGTGAGTACGGAGGGACGACGACGGGAGGAGTTGTGGCGGGGCGGGTGGGGCGGGGGAAGACAGTGGGGAAATATGTGGAGATCGGGTCGAGTGACTCGGAGGGCGATGGATCAATGTTTTCAGAATAG